CAGAGCGCCGCCATGGCCCTTGATCAGATCGAGATCGGGGGCCACTTCGTCGGCACCGTCGACATCGATATCGATCGAATCGACCTGGTCGAGGGGGACCAAGGGAATCTCGAGCTCACGAGCCAGGGCTTCCGTCGCCCGGGAAGTCGCCACCGCGCGAACCGATAGCCCGCCCTGGACTCGACGGCCGAGTCCGCGAACGAACATCGACGCGGCCCGACCCGTTCCCAGCCCGACGACCCAGCGGGACTCGACCATTTCGGCAGCCTCGACAGCGGCGGACCAGAGCGGAGATTTCTCGGTTTCCACGGGGAGGACGAGCATAGCGGACCATCGTGCAAACGAGCAACACGAAACGGTCATAGAATCCCCTCATGCAGAAGCTCCCGGCTTTGCTCCCGACGCCGCAGCGATTCCACGAGCGCGAAGGATCGTTTCGACTTCGGCACGATCTCCCCATCGTCCTCGGTCCGTCCTCCACCACGGGCGATTTTCGATCCGCCTGGGCGCTGCGCCGTCGAATCGAAGCGCGTACCGGTCTTACGCTTCCGGTCGAGACTCACGCGCGGATCGGCGATCTCGGCCAGCGTATCGAGCTCGAAAGGACCGGGGAAGAAGGCGATGGATACCGACTCGACGTGTCACGAGACTCGATGCGCGTCTCGGGGGCGGGCGCGTCGGGTCTTCGCTACGGAATCGAGACCTTGAGCCAACTCCTCGGTCGCGGCCGCGAAGTTCCTTGTTGCACGATCGACGATGCCCCCGACCTCGACAAGCGCGGCCTGCTCATCGACATCTCGCGCGGCAAAGTGCCGACGCTCGGGACATTGAAGGGCATCGTCGAACAAATGGTCCGGCTGAAGCTCAACCTGCTGATGCTCTATACCGAGCACGTGTTCCGCTTTCGACGCCACCCGGAGATCGGACGGAACTCATCGCCCATGGAGGCCTGGGAGATCCGAGAGCTCGACGCCTACGCCGCCGAACGTCACGTGGAGCTGGTCCCAACGCTGCAATCGCTCGGTCACATGCACCAGATCTTGAATCTTCGCGGTTTTCGCCACCTCGCCGAAAGCGAGAAGCGTTGGTCTCTCTCGCCTGCTCGGGAGCAGAGCTACGAGCTGCTCTCGGATCTCTATGCCGAGTACCTTCCGAACTTCGGTTCGTCGTGGTTCAATGCGAACTGCGACGAGCCCGTCGACCTCGGAAGAGGGCTGTCCAAGGATTGGGCCGAACGAGAGGGTCGAGCCGCCGTATTTGCGTCCCACGTACGACGAGTGAAAGCTCTGGCGGAGGAGCACGGAAAGAGGACGCTGATTTGGGCCGACGTGGTCCACGAGCATCCCGACGTGCTCGAACAGCTTCCTGACGGTCTTCTTCTTCTGGACTGGTGGTACGAGGCCGACCATGACTTCGATCGGGTTCGAGTGTTCGCGGACAGGAAGATCCCTTTCCTCGTCGCCGCGGGAACGTCGAGCTGGAACACGTTGTTCCCCCGCCTCGAGAATGCCGTTTCGAACATCCGCGGCTATGCCGAGGCGGCAAAACGACACCGTGGAGTCGGGCTTCTGATAACGGATTGGGGAGATGGGGGCCACCCCAACCTCCTCGGAAACTCTGCCCACGGTTTCGCCTGGGGCGCTCAATGCGCCTGGGGCAGGAGTGACCTCGGAGACAGGGAGTTCGACCGAGCCTTTGCCTGGAGCGCGTTCTCCGATCGCTCGGGAGCGGCGGGTCGACTCTACCGCCGGTTGGGTGCACTGCACCAGACCGGCTTCGACCACTTCAATCACTCGCCGCTCAAGAGCCTCTACTTCGACGACTGGACCGACGCGACCTACACCCGCAAGTCCCGTCGGAGCATCCTCGTCGAGACCCTGAGGCGGCTAGAGAGCGTGGAACGGGCCCTCGTCCAGAGCGACGGAAAATTGAAGACACGACCCTTGATTGCGGCGGAGCTTCGATTCGCCGTCGCGGTTTCGAGGTCGGCGGCGGAAAAAGGACTCCTCGGTCTCGAGTATCTGGATTTCGAGAACGAGGCTTCGTCCTGGACCCCGAGCCGCCGGAAGGGGCTCGCGCGGCGGGTGGAACGAGTCGCACGGGAGCAGGCGAAGGCGCGCGAAAGACATCGCGAGCTGTGGCTGGCGCGAAATCGTCCGTCGGGATTCGAGACCACCCGGGGCTATTACGAACGGTCGTTGCGAGGCATGCGACGGGCGGTCCGAAAGCTCGAGCGGTAGTACTAACGAGGCTTCGCGCTCGATGCCCGCCCGACCAAGGAGCGCTAAGCCCCGAAAACGATCCGAACGACGAACACGCCCACGAAAGCCACCACGATCATGCGTCCCGGCCAACGCCACGCACGGTAGAGAGCGACGTTGAACGCGCTGAAGCATCCAATTAAAACGAACAAAGCGATCGCGGCGAGGCGAAACGGAAGGCCGGCGTCGTAGGAGAGCATGTGGTAAGCGCCCGCCACCGCGAGAAACGTTCCCAGGGCGCCGAACAGAACCCGGAGAAAGGCCTGGAGCCTCGGCCCGCCTTTGGGACCGAGCTCGATACCGTCCAGTAAATCGTCCAGATCGAGCACTCCTTCGATTCTGAGAGACGAAAAGACGTCCGTCAAGAAACTGGCGGGTGGCGCTCAGCTTCGAGCTCGAGCGGGGAAGGCTTCGACGCGTCGAGCGGCGGACCCTGGTGAGCAACCAGCTCTCAACCGTTGGAGCCTTTTTCTTCCTCGGCCCCGCGCGGGGAGCGAGGTTTATAGAATTCTGGCAGCTCGCCTGGCTCCGTTTCTTCGGGGGGCTCTTTGGCCGCTCTCTCCGGGCGCTCCCCTCGGTCGGGCTCTTTCGGGTCGACGCGCGGATCCGGTGGTGAAGCGTCCGGGGGTACCGGTCGCGATTCCGGAGCGCGCGGCGGGATGGAAGCTCGGTAGAAGCTCGGAAGCGGGGACTCCTCTTCCTCCTCGGCAGGGTGAGGGACCTCTTCGTCCTCCTCGGCAGAGTCCTGGACCTCCTCTTTCTCCTCGGCCGGGTCCCGGACCTCCTCTTCCTCCTCCTCGGCAGAGTGATGGGACTCCCCTTCCTCCTCGAGAGAGTCCTGGATCTCCTCTTCCGTCACCTCGGCCGATTCTTGGATCTCCTGGGCCTCTTGGGCCCTATCCTGGACCTCGTCTTCCTTTTCGGCAGGCGGACCGCCGGTTGGCTCGAGAAGAGCCTCCTCATCGGGTACGACGGCTTCGGTCACTCGTCTCTCTGGGCGTTCGGCCGGCTCTCGCGAGGGTTGGGGCGCCTCTCGGCGCGCCGTTCGAGGCTCCTTGGCCGGCCTCGCCGAGGCGCGCAAGGCGAGCTCATATCTCGGCAGCAACTTGTGCCAGCCGTAGTTTTCCTTCACGTAACGCTGGCCGTTTCGGCCCATGGCTCTCGCGAGCGCCCGATCGCTCGCGAGCAGGTTGAGAATCGCCTCGAACTCCTCGAAGTCGTTGTAGTAGAAGCCAGCGTTCGCTTTGCGGCAATGATCCAGGAGAACGCGGGAGGCACCGTTCACCACGACCGGCGTGCCGACCGAGAAGGCTTCGAGCGTTACGATGGAAAGGCTTTCCAACCGCGACGGCTGCACCACCGCTTCGGAGCCGGCCATCGCCGAGAGCTTGTCCCCCTCGTCGACGAAGCCGATGTAGCGAATCGCTGAATCGTCGGGGAGCTTCATCCCCAGTTTTCCGATGAGGATGAGCTGAAGGTTGCCCGACGCCGGGTTCTCTTCCTTGTAGAACGTAAAGTAGCGGAACAGCTCCTCGAGGCCTTTGCCGGGATCGATTCGCCCCGCGTAGAGCAGGTATCGTCCGGGAATGCCGTGCTTCTTACGAAATGCGGAGGTGTCCGGCTGATCGAGAAGCTCCATCCCCATTCCAATCGTTTCGCGCATCTTCTTGTGAATCGGGAAGCGTTCGAGCATCAGCACTTCTTCCGATTCGGTATTGAACAAGAACGAGCTGGGGAGCTGGAACATCTCGCGAAAGATCCCGAGCCGCAGAGGCGGCTCGTCATGTGCGGTCGGTACGAGGATGCTCTTTTCCGGTGCGACCTGGAGCCCGTAGTAGGTCGGGTAGTACAGATAAGTAAAGAAGACCAACAGGTCATAACGGTTCTGCTCTTTCTTGAGGTGCTCGACGAGCTCGGGCACGACGGGTCCCTGTCGGTCGAGCCACTCGAGCTCCTGCTCCCGTGTGGGCTTCCCGTGGTAGATCTCCTCGGAATACTTGTTGAACTCTTCGAGGTTACGCTCGCTCGAGACCGGGAATCGCAGGATGCGCACGCCGCGGAGCTTCTGTTCACCGGGCTCGTACTCGTTCCTCCAGGTGATGTAGTCCCTGGCGGTGGTCGTCAAGACCGTGACCTCGTGACGGCGCGCGAGGCGCTCGGCAAGCTGGCGTGCGAGAGTCTCCGAGCCACCCAGAATCTCGCGACCGTACCGCTGAACGATGAAGGCCAGCTTCACCGGGACACCTCCTCGACATAATCGAGGAGCGCTTTCTCGACTCGATGGGGGTGAAAACTGGCGACCCGACGGGTCCCTCCCGCCGCCACCCGCCGGGACAAATCTTCGTCGCTGACCATCAGGTGAGCCATCTCCGCCAGCTCCTCGTAATTTTTCTCGTAAAACTCGATTCCCGCGCCGCCGAGCGTGTACGGGACCGCGCCCGCCGCGTAGGCCATCACCGGCAACTCCAACAACATCGACTCGACGAGAGGCACGGCGAAGCCTTCGTGCTCGCTCATGGTGATGAACAGGTCCGAGAAACGGTAGCAGGCAACGAGCTCGTCGAACGACAGATGGCCGGCGAAAAGGAATTCGCTCGGCCGCAGGCCCCACTCGTCCGCGAGCGCCTGCACCGCCTGTTGATAGCGCTCCATCCTACCGGCCTTTCCCACGAGAAGGAAGCGGAAGTTTTCCGAGACGTACTTCTTGTAGAAGAACGCGAGCTTCGCCAGATCCTCGAACCGTTTGTTGGGGTAGATCCGGCCCACGAAGAGGAAGTTGGCCCTGCCGTCGTCGAGCATCTCGCCCAACACCGGATCGGGCTCGGTATCGAGGTAAGGGGTGAAGTCCAGCAGGATGGGGAGCACGGCCGTCCTCGGGAAGCCCATTTCCTCGAGCTCGAGGCGGTTGAACTCGGAATCTCCTAGAGCCAGATCGCAGGCTCCAGAAAGGCGGCGAAGCTCCTCCCGGCCTCGGTAGGCAATCCGGGCGAGCTCATCGTCGAGACCCCGGAAGAAGCTCGCCGGGGTGATGTTGTGGTAGATGAGTACACGCGCCGCGGACTCCCGCTCGAACGCGCTCGTGAGCGGCGAAGGCAAGGCGAAATGAAGTATCACGATGTCCGAGCGCCTTCGGTCGCGCCAAGCCATCACCTCGCCTTCCATGTCCTCGTCGATCTCGAGCGCGAATATCTCGGCATCCGAGCCCGACCGGACCAGCGCATCGCGGATGCGCAGGGCCTCGTCACCGATGGCGTCGCCACGGTGTGCCGCGGGAAGCCATTGATCGACCTTCATGACTCTTGACTCCCCACCACCTCCGAGGCGAGGGCTTTTTTGACGAGCTCACCGAGCAGGACGCGGTCGTCCCTCGCCTCGAGTCGGTCGAGAGCACGGTCCTGACCGGTGACGATTCTCGAGGAGAGCGAATCGTTGGTCACGATGGCATGTGCCATGAGAGCGATTTCGTCGATGCGTTTTTCGCGGATCAGAATCCCGGCGCCATCGAGGGTCTCGGGCACGGCGCCAGCGTCCATCGCCATCACCGGGACGCCGAAGCGGAAGGCCTCGATGAGGGGAACGCAATATCCTTCGTGCTCGCTCAGACAGAGGAACAGATCCGCGACCTCATAGTAGGCGACCAGGTCGTCGTCCTCGACGTGGCCGGTGAAGACGACGTCCTTCAGCTGAAAATCGTCTACCAGCCTCACCAGGGCCTCGTGATACTTCTCGAAACCCACCCATTCGCCCACGAGCAGCAATCGGCAGTTCCGCTCGATGAACTTCTGGTAGAAGGCGAACACCTTGATGAGGTCGTGGAAGCATTTGTTGGGTATGACGCGACCCACGAAGAGAAAGTTCTTCTTGTCGTCGTCGAACATCCCCAGCACGGCCTCATTCGGGTCGATGTCGAGCCGCGAGTCGTCGAGCAGCAGGGGAAGGACCCCCGTCGGGTGGAAACCAACCGCGTCGAGCTCGGCACGGTTGAACTCGGAATCGCCGACCGCAAGGCGGACTCGAGGCACGAACGCCTGGAGCTCGCGCCGACCGTGGTAGCACAGACCGGCCAGGTGCCGGTGGTACGGTGCAAACCAACGGGCCGGCGTGATGTTGTGATAGACGAGGAGAATCGGGTTGGGGAGATGGTAAGCGAACGTGCTCACGCCCGCCCCTATGGAAAAATGAAGTATGACCAGATCATCCGCCGACGAGACCTGCGAATAGTCCCAAAGCTTCCGCGCCCGGCCTGCCATGTCGGGATGAACGGACTCGGCGAAGATCTCGGACTCGTAGCCTTCTTCACGAAGGATGGCTTGGATGCGCAGGGCCTCGTTGCCGATGGCGTCGCCATAGGACAGCGCCGCGAGCATCTGATCGACCCTCATACGCTCGACCCGAACAACCGGTCCAGAAGGCCAGATGCCCGGGGAACGGGGCCGCGCTTCTCGTCGGTTTTCCGAAGGACGTCAAGGATTCGATTGTATTTTCCCTCGATCACGTCCCAGCGATAGTGTTGCTGGTAGTAGCGCCGACCATTGTCGCCGAGCTGTGCCCGCAGATCCGCCCGTCGCTCCAAGAGCGACAGTGCCTCGCGAAACTCGTAGTAGTCGCCGTAGTAGAGGCCCCCGTTGGCGCGTCGGCACTGTCCAACGAGCACGTCGCACTCCCCGTTGGCGAGAACGGGTTTACCCAGGGCCCATGCCTCCAGGGTAGCCATCGAAAGGCTCTCGAGAGCCGACGGCATGATGAGAAGGTCGGCACCCGAAAGCGCGCTCCATTTCTCGGGATCCGGCAGAAACCCGAGATAGCGTATTCCCGGAGCCTCGGGTATTTCCATTTGCCGACCGCCCACGAGAAGCAATATGAGGCTCGATCCGGTCTCCTCGCGGTAGCGGCGGAAGTAGTGGACGAGGGTGCGACACCCCTTGTTCGGGTCGACGCGGCCGACGTAAACGGCGTAGCGCCCGCCGATGTCGTGACGGCGCCGAAAGGCCTCCTCGTCGGTCCGCTCCGGGACCCTGGATCCGACGCCGACGACCTCGCCGAAAACCCGCTGGTTTCCGCTCGCCGACCAGATCATCTGCCGTTCCTCGATCGAGTTGTAGACGATCGCTCGAGGAAGGTGGAATAGCTTCTTGAAGATGGAGAGGCCTACCACATCGTCCTTCTCCGCTGTCGGCACCAGAATCGCCTTGGGAGCTACCGCGTGAATACCGAAGTAGCTGTGATAGTAGCGATAGCTGAAGAAGACGAAATAGTCGTACCCCCCCATGTTCCGTCTCAAGTAACGCACCAGCGCCGGTGAAAGCGGCCCTTGCTCTTCGAGCCACGAGAGCTCGTCGGCTTCGCTGTGGCGCCCCAAGAAGACTTTCTGTGACAGGCGCCCGAACCGATCGGGGTCGCGCGGCCGCTTGACCTTGAACCGCCTCACCGGGACGCCGTGAACCGAATCGAGCCCCGACTTTCTTTCGTTCGCCCAGGTGATGTAGTCGCGAGCGCAGGTTGTCAATACTTCCACCCGATGCGTCGATGCGAGCCGCTCGGCGACCAGACGGCAATGGTACTCCGCACCCCCGTTGACGTCTTCGCCGTAGCGTTGCACGACGAAGGCGAGCTTGAGCCCGATTTCATTCGCGGGAGATGGGGTCAACTCCCGCTTCCGTCTCGGGGACCCGAGGAACCACTGCCGCTGCCGCCGCCTCGATTATCGTTCGGCCGGGCGCCGCCGCCACCCGCGCCGCGTCGCCGGCGAAAGGACCGGCGCCCCCCCCGACCCCGTCGTCTCTCTCGCGAATCGCGATCCTGACCGGGTTCTCGTCCGACGCGTGGCCGCGGAGGCTCCTCCTGCTCGCGCTCGGGGCGCGAGGGGCCGACGACTCTCTCGAAAGCCTTCTCGCGCTTGGTTTGGAAGTCGACACGAATGCCGAGGGTTCTGAGACGCGCCTTGATGTTGGAAAGCTCCAGATTCATCCGGGTCATTTCCTGAGCCATGTTGTGCAGAAGCAAAACATAGTAGCGGTTCAGGTCGGACTGCCGTGACAGCGCGGCAATCATGGGGTTGGGGTTGAAGAACAGCTTCAGAACCGGGTTCAGGATCTTGCGGCAGAGCCTGATCAGGCCCCCGCCACCCCCGCGCGACGACGCGTAGATGGTCTCGGGGTCGAAGCTGTAGTTCCATCGCTCGTCTCTCGCCCGGAAAGCGGCGACGAAATCGCTGTTGAACTCTTGACTATCGAGAACGGCGTCGAGTTGCATTTCTGCGATCTCGCGCACTTCCTCTTCGGTGTACAAGCCCTTCCGCTTCTGTTCGATCTGCCGGCGGATGTTGGTCATGATGGCTTCGACATCGATGTCCGAGCCTTTGGAGCTGAAGGTAGACATGAACCTCCTCATCGCGTCTGCCGCTTCGCGGCACCGCGCGTCACAAACTGGGCAGTTGTCGTTAGGGGAGAGTCAAGCTCGAACGACTGCCGTGGTAGATCAGCGTGATCACTGTGGCGGCCCAGAGCGCTACTGTCACGAGTATCGGCCTGTCATCGAGGAGGACCCGCGTCGGGTTCCCCCCCTCTTCCTTCTGATGCACGAGGTAGAGATAGCGAAAAATCCCATACAAAACAAAAGGAAGGGTCCAGATCATGCGGTCCGTACCGAACCGGTCCACGGTCTCCGGCGCCAGTGTGTAGAGCGCATAGGAGATGAGGGTCGAGGCCGTAACCACGGCTATCATTTGATCCAAAAGATTTGGGCTGTACTCTCCCAGGATCCTCCGATGCTCCGCCGCTTCTCTTGCCAGAAATGTGAGCTCTTGCCTCCTCTTGGCGAGCGCGAGAAACAGGGCGAGCAGTAGGGTACATATCAAGAGCCAATTGCTGAAGACGACGCCGATCGCTACCGCGCCGGCGATCGCCCTCAGCACGAATCCGAACGCCACGACGAGCACGTCGAGTATGACGACGTTCTTCAGGTGAAAGGAATAGGCGGTCATTGCCACGAGATAGGTGAGCGCGACGGCGGCGAATGGGGCCCCGATGGCGAGGCCGCCGACAAGACCCAGGGCCCCGAGCGCGACCGCTGCCGCAAGGGCGACCCGGGGCGACAACGCACCCGATGCGATGGGACGCATGCGCTTGACCGGGTGAAGCCGGTCCCCTTCGAGGTCCGCGAGATCGTTCAGGAGGTAGATGGCACCGGCGAGGGCACAGAAGACGCCGAAGGCGGCCACCGCCTGAAGTAGCGAATGCGGATCGTACAAACGTTCCGCAAAAATCAGTGCTGCGAGAACGACTAGATTCTTGGTCCACTGTTGCGGCCGTATGGCAACGACGAGACTTTGGAGCTGGCGAACGAACCACACCAGCGCGTCCGACATCGGGAACTCCCCTGACTGGGGTTTCAAAACGCTCGTCTCGCGCGGCGATCGGATCAACCGAAGCTCTTGACTACCTCTTCCTCGCTTTCGTAGGTCTCGAAGACCGTCAAGAGTTTGGTGATGGATAGCAGATCGTGAATACGCTTCGTCAGGTTCAGGAGCTTCAGCTTACCGTCTTTGCGGCTGACCGTCGTATAACAGCGGACGATTTCGCCGAGGCCAGCGCTATCAACGTAGGGTACTTCTCCCAGATTCAAAACGATCTTCGTGGTCCCGTTCTCCACCAACGTATTGATCTTCTCGCGAAGCAGTTCGTCACCCTCGCCGATGAGCATCTTCCCCTGGAGATCCAAGATGGTGACCCCTCCCACTGCTCTTTCCTCGATTTTCATTGCTAAGAATTCCTCCTAGACTTAGCGGGACTACTCTTGCAGTCCGACAGAACTACCACATCCGGCAAACCCTGTCAAACTATTTGAGTCGACGCCAGTTATCCGCATGACCCCTGGTGAGATTATGTTACACTCGGGCGCGACCCAATGGTTGACTCCTTCCTTCGGAGCCTGCAGGAGCGCGCCTCGAGCCGGCTCCGACGCATCGTCCTCCCCGAGGCTACCGAGTCGAGGACGCTTTCCGCGGCGGTCGAGATGAAAGCCCGCGGCGTCGCCGAGCCCGTTCTTCTGGGTGAGCCGGACGCGGTGCGAAGAGCGGCCTTGGACGCCGGGATTGCGGCCGCAAAGCTCGACGGCCTCGAGGTGATCCCGACGACAGGTCCCGTCGCCGATCGATACGGGGCCCGCCTGCATCAGATCGTTCGGCGAAGAGGCATCTCCGAAGACGAGGCCCGCCATCGAGCGCGCGATCCGCTGTATTTCGGTGCCCTGATGGTCGAGGCGGGTCAAGCAGCGGGCTATGTCGCCGGCGCAAAGGCCAGCACGGCGGAAGTTCTGCGACCGGCCATCTGGGTGTTCGGCACGCAGGATGGGATCCGTAGAGTGTCCAGCTTCTTCCTGATGAGCTTTCCCGACGAACGTGGCCAATTCGTTTTTGCGGACTGCGCCGTTTTGCCTGAGCCGAGCCCGAGCGAGCTCGCGGAGATTGCCATCCTCGCCGCGTCCAACACGAGGCTCTTTCTCGGCGTCGAGCCGAAGGTGGCCCTTCTGTCCTTCTCGACCAAGGGGAGCGCCGACCATCCTCGCACCCGCAGAATCATCGAGGCGTTCGAAACGCTGAGATCGAGAGCGCCGAGCCTTCTGGCCGATGGCGAGCTTCAAGCCGACGCCGCGATCGTACCCTCCGTCGGTCAAAGAAAGGCGCCCGCCAGCTCCGTCGCCGGACATGCAAACACGCTCATCTTTCCCGACC
Above is a window of Vicinamibacteria bacterium DNA encoding:
- a CDS encoding glycoside hydrolase family 20 zincin-like fold domain-containing protein — encoded protein: MQKLPALLPTPQRFHEREGSFRLRHDLPIVLGPSSTTGDFRSAWALRRRIEARTGLTLPVETHARIGDLGQRIELERTGEEGDGYRLDVSRDSMRVSGAGASGLRYGIETLSQLLGRGREVPCCTIDDAPDLDKRGLLIDISRGKVPTLGTLKGIVEQMVRLKLNLLMLYTEHVFRFRRHPEIGRNSSPMEAWEIRELDAYAAERHVELVPTLQSLGHMHQILNLRGFRHLAESEKRWSLSPAREQSYELLSDLYAEYLPNFGSSWFNANCDEPVDLGRGLSKDWAEREGRAAVFASHVRRVKALAEEHGKRTLIWADVVHEHPDVLEQLPDGLLLLDWWYEADHDFDRVRVFADRKIPFLVAAGTSSWNTLFPRLENAVSNIRGYAEAAKRHRGVGLLITDWGDGGHPNLLGNSAHGFAWGAQCAWGRSDLGDREFDRAFAWSAFSDRSGAAGRLYRRLGALHQTGFDHFNHSPLKSLYFDDWTDATYTRKSRRSILVETLRRLESVERALVQSDGKLKTRPLIAAELRFAVAVSRSAAEKGLLGLEYLDFENEASSWTPSRRKGLARRVERVAREQAKARERHRELWLARNRPSGFETTRGYYERSLRGMRRAVRKLER
- a CDS encoding glycosyltransferase codes for the protein MKLAFIVQRYGREILGGSETLARQLAERLARRHEVTVLTTTARDYITWRNEYEPGEQKLRGVRILRFPVSSERNLEEFNKYSEEIYHGKPTREQELEWLDRQGPVVPELVEHLKKEQNRYDLLVFFTYLYYPTYYGLQVAPEKSILVPTAHDEPPLRLGIFREMFQLPSSFLFNTESEEVLMLERFPIHKKMRETIGMGMELLDQPDTSAFRKKHGIPGRYLLYAGRIDPGKGLEELFRYFTFYKEENPASGNLQLILIGKLGMKLPDDSAIRYIGFVDEGDKLSAMAGSEAVVQPSRLESLSIVTLEAFSVGTPVVVNGASRVLLDHCRKANAGFYYNDFEEFEAILNLLASDRALARAMGRNGQRYVKENYGWHKLLPRYELALRASARPAKEPRTARREAPQPSREPAERPERRVTEAVVPDEEALLEPTGGPPAEKEDEVQDRAQEAQEIQESAEVTEEEIQDSLEEEGESHHSAEEEEEEVRDPAEEKEEVQDSAEEDEEVPHPAEEEEESPLPSFYRASIPPRAPESRPVPPDASPPDPRVDPKEPDRGERPERAAKEPPEETEPGELPEFYKPRSPRGAEEEKGSNG
- a CDS encoding glycosyltransferase family 4 protein, yielding MKVDQWLPAAHRGDAIGDEALRIRDALVRSGSDAEIFALEIDEDMEGEVMAWRDRRRSDIVILHFALPSPLTSAFERESAARVLIYHNITPASFFRGLDDELARIAYRGREELRRLSGACDLALGDSEFNRLELEEMGFPRTAVLPILLDFTPYLDTEPDPVLGEMLDDGRANFLFVGRIYPNKRFEDLAKLAFFYKKYVSENFRFLLVGKAGRMERYQQAVQALADEWGLRPSEFLFAGHLSFDELVACYRFSDLFITMSEHEGFAVPLVESMLLELPVMAYAAGAVPYTLGGAGIEFYEKNYEELAEMAHLMVSDEDLSRRVAAGGTRRVASFHPHRVEKALLDYVEEVSR
- a CDS encoding glycosyltransferase, which produces MRVDQMLAALSYGDAIGNEALRIQAILREEGYESEIFAESVHPDMAGRARKLWDYSQVSSADDLVILHFSIGAGVSTFAYHLPNPILLVYHNITPARWFAPYHRHLAGLCYHGRRELQAFVPRVRLAVGDSEFNRAELDAVGFHPTGVLPLLLDDSRLDIDPNEAVLGMFDDDKKNFLFVGRVIPNKCFHDLIKVFAFYQKFIERNCRLLLVGEWVGFEKYHEALVRLVDDFQLKDVVFTGHVEDDDLVAYYEVADLFLCLSEHEGYCVPLIEAFRFGVPVMAMDAGAVPETLDGAGILIREKRIDEIALMAHAIVTNDSLSSRIVTGQDRALDRLEARDDRVLLGELVKKALASEVVGSQES
- a CDS encoding glycosyltransferase family 4 protein codes for the protein MTPSPANEIGLKLAFVVQRYGEDVNGGAEYHCRLVAERLASTHRVEVLTTCARDYITWANERKSGLDSVHGVPVRRFKVKRPRDPDRFGRLSQKVFLGRHSEADELSWLEEQGPLSPALVRYLRRNMGGYDYFVFFSYRYYHSYFGIHAVAPKAILVPTAEKDDVVGLSIFKKLFHLPRAIVYNSIEERQMIWSASGNQRVFGEVVGVGSRVPERTDEEAFRRRHDIGGRYAVYVGRVDPNKGCRTLVHYFRRYREETGSSLILLLVGGRQMEIPEAPGIRYLGFLPDPEKWSALSGADLLIMPSALESLSMATLEAWALGKPVLANGECDVLVGQCRRANGGLYYGDYYEFREALSLLERRADLRAQLGDNGRRYYQQHYRWDVIEGKYNRILDVLRKTDEKRGPVPRASGLLDRLFGSSV
- a CDS encoding decaprenyl-phosphate phosphoribosyltransferase; this translates as MSDALVWFVRQLQSLVVAIRPQQWTKNLVVLAALIFAERLYDPHSLLQAVAAFGVFCALAGAIYLLNDLADLEGDRLHPVKRMRPIASGALSPRVALAAAVALGALGLVGGLAIGAPFAAVALTYLVAMTAYSFHLKNVVILDVLVVAFGFVLRAIAGAVAIGVVFSNWLLICTLLLALFLALAKRRQELTFLAREAAEHRRILGEYSPNLLDQMIAVVTASTLISYALYTLAPETVDRFGTDRMIWTLPFVLYGIFRYLYLVHQKEEGGNPTRVLLDDRPILVTVALWAATVITLIYHGSRSSLTLP
- a CDS encoding STAS domain-containing protein, giving the protein MKIEERAVGGVTILDLQGKMLIGEGDELLREKINTLVENGTTKIVLNLGEVPYVDSAGLGEIVRCYTTVSRKDGKLKLLNLTKRIHDLLSITKLLTVFETYESEEEVVKSFG
- the pta gene encoding phosphate acetyltransferase, giving the protein MVDSFLRSLQERASSRLRRIVLPEATESRTLSAAVEMKARGVAEPVLLGEPDAVRRAALDAGIAAAKLDGLEVIPTTGPVADRYGARLHQIVRRRGISEDEARHRARDPLYFGALMVEAGQAAGYVAGAKASTAEVLRPAIWVFGTQDGIRRVSSFFLMSFPDERGQFVFADCAVLPEPSPSELAEIAILAASNTRLFLGVEPKVALLSFSTKGSADHPRTRRIIEAFETLRSRAPSLLADGELQADAAIVPSVGQRKAPASSVAGHANTLIFPDLDSGNIACKLVERLAGASAIGPILQGLAAPANDLSRGCSIEDIVNVAAITSLQAGEAR